One Paenibacillus riograndensis SBR5 DNA segment encodes these proteins:
- a CDS encoding sensor histidine kinase, giving the protein MRILKRKARRQAPAGQSLRTTLVMYLLVGTLLPLLIVGIVSYTSIYSILSGKIGSGISAGLQQEALVLENAIDNLDFASKQFALDGQIVEEMSSFLEEKQIYRKSQIMNSINQKINLVNFTNPYIGLTAYIMPGSDDPVLFTNMSTRRDFDPGRLPAFMRYNGADYYGPHGTMYAVGDNVVFSERRIVRVNGQHELYIYLETNYSLLRKIFNPQAYGMQVNHLLVNQNNTDIHVIDGELPASVVEAARASTGPAHEVLDGYHLFRYESLQGWKLVAAVKKSVFNSEISSWFYKMILLALSTLLFAGLLAWLIWKRIYGPLRKVNLEIIRMAENVTAPVAFTNVAEFDFVLMNFQQMKDQVNELILAVARNEKQKSQFEIEKLLSQINPHFLHNTLNTVQWLARLNGQKEIDKLVTLLVKVLHYNLGKQSIIVTIGEEIEAIRNYMELQRIRYDYEFEFNVQADETVLDAAVPRFLLQPLVENSIYHGLSDNGRVDVIITAHGPGEVQLCVRDSGTGMDEAQIAELLADDGVAGRGLGIGFSYVMRMLRTYYGEQMTLQIHSAANEGTTVSIIIPIKGKEDFDD; this is encoded by the coding sequence GTGCGGATACTCAAAAGGAAAGCGCGCCGGCAGGCGCCGGCAGGCCAGTCGCTGCGGACGACCCTGGTGATGTATCTGCTCGTCGGGACGCTGCTGCCGCTGCTTATAGTCGGAATAGTATCCTATACTTCGATTTATTCCATTCTTTCCGGCAAAATCGGCAGCGGCATCAGTGCAGGCCTGCAGCAGGAGGCGCTGGTCCTGGAGAACGCCATCGATAATCTGGATTTTGCCTCCAAGCAGTTTGCGCTGGATGGTCAGATCGTGGAAGAGATGTCTTCTTTTCTGGAGGAGAAACAGATTTACCGCAAATCCCAGATCATGAATTCCATCAACCAGAAGATCAATCTTGTCAACTTCACCAATCCTTACATCGGCTTAACAGCTTATATTATGCCAGGCAGCGATGACCCTGTTCTGTTCACCAATATGAGTACCCGGCGGGATTTCGATCCCGGCAGACTCCCGGCCTTTATGCGCTACAACGGGGCTGATTATTACGGGCCGCACGGGACGATGTACGCGGTTGGCGACAATGTTGTTTTTTCGGAGCGGCGGATCGTGCGTGTGAACGGACAGCATGAGCTGTACATCTATCTGGAGACGAATTACAGCCTGCTGCGCAAAATCTTCAATCCGCAGGCTTACGGGATGCAGGTGAATCATCTGCTGGTCAACCAGAATAACACAGATATTCATGTGATTGACGGCGAATTGCCTGCATCTGTTGTCGAAGCAGCCCGGGCAAGCACGGGCCCTGCCCATGAGGTGCTGGATGGCTATCATCTGTTCCGCTACGAGAGCCTGCAGGGCTGGAAGCTTGTGGCCGCAGTGAAGAAATCGGTATTCAATAGTGAAATCTCTTCCTGGTTCTACAAAATGATTTTGCTCGCCCTCTCGACCCTGCTGTTTGCCGGATTGCTGGCCTGGCTGATCTGGAAAAGGATCTACGGCCCCTTGCGCAAGGTGAACCTCGAAATTATCCGGATGGCGGAGAATGTAACGGCTCCGGTAGCTTTTACGAACGTTGCAGAGTTCGATTTCGTGCTGATGAACTTTCAGCAGATGAAGGATCAGGTCAATGAGCTGATTCTGGCTGTAGCCCGCAATGAGAAGCAGAAAAGCCAGTTCGAAATCGAGAAGCTGCTCAGTCAGATCAACCCCCATTTTCTGCATAACACACTGAATACCGTACAATGGCTGGCCCGGCTGAACGGCCAGAAGGAGATCGACAAGCTGGTCACGCTGCTGGTGAAGGTGCTCCATTATAACCTCGGCAAGCAGAGCATTATTGTTACGATCGGCGAGGAAATTGAAGCGATACGCAATTATATGGAGCTGCAGCGCATCCGCTATGACTATGAATTTGAGTTCAACGTGCAGGCGGATGAGACGGTGCTGGACGCAGCTGTCCCCCGGTTCCTGCTGCAGCCGCTGGTGGAAAACTCGATTTATCATGGTCTTAGCGACAACGGCAGGGTGGATGTGATTATTACGGCCCATGGCCCCGGGGAAGTGCAGCTATGTGTGAGGGATAGCGGAACCGGCATGGATGAGGCCCAAATCGCAGAGCTGCTCGCGGATGACGGGGTAGCGGGGCGCGGGCTTGGGATCGGATTCTCGTACGTCATGCGTATGCTGAGGACGTATTACGGAGAGCAGATGACGCTGCAAATCCATAGCGCTGCCAATGAAGGAACTACCGTATCCATTATCATTCCTATAAAGGGCAAGGAGGACTTCGATGATTAA
- a CDS encoding type 2 periplasmic-binding domain-containing protein, whose amino-acid sequence MKFKKLPLILLGMVLMLVLASCGGGNGNSGNSVNSGKTNTAESTGKPAAEATDAAAESAAPSDGTLDHSKPLKLTVFSTTANYAGPQTGWFAKIIKDKFNIELDIVASNLTGGDTKISAMMASGNLGDIIVFGDDKNHYPNAIKGKLLLDWTQDGLLDKYGADLTKQFPKAVEKAKVAFGGGSAVYGIGNGVATNPSGPSEGKDMTWGPDLRWDLYQQIGAPEISTIEDYLPVLKKMQELEPKNEQGKKTYAFSLWSDWDGNYKMTLAKQFANMMGYDEIPDTALYVKADEEKYYDFISEDSWYMKSLKLYYEANQLGLLDPDSLTQKFDDVVAKYKDGRLLFSWFPWLGAANYNTPERTAEGKGFALVPFKNELMYSTGFNVYGGNGIIAIGAKAKEPARIMEFLNWMYTPEGAMISAGSGTAVPNGPQGLTWDIDSSGKPVVTDFGWKAYADQQNTKVPDEYGGGDYYYGSNQMNFSFVVPAMVNPQTSEPYDHNLWTTSLERNPTKLDSDWRAKMGVLTAKEYFEKNNLLAVAPQGFTGKEPLTMDKTLEQKNKQIGTVIQQISWKMVFAKNQVEYDKLNKEMHDKVNGLGYADVMDFSVKKAAELFEARKSVK is encoded by the coding sequence ATGAAATTTAAAAAGCTGCCGCTTATTCTGCTGGGCATGGTGCTGATGCTGGTGCTGGCATCCTGCGGCGGAGGTAACGGAAACTCAGGTAACTCAGTCAACTCCGGCAAAACCAACACGGCGGAAAGCACCGGCAAGCCGGCGGCTGAAGCGACGGATGCTGCGGCTGAATCTGCGGCGCCAAGTGACGGGACGCTCGACCATTCCAAGCCGCTGAAGCTGACAGTATTCTCTACCACAGCCAACTATGCAGGACCGCAGACCGGCTGGTTCGCCAAAATCATCAAAGACAAGTTCAACATCGAGCTGGACATTGTCGCTTCCAATTTAACCGGCGGGGACACCAAAATCTCCGCCATGATGGCCTCCGGCAATCTCGGCGACATTATCGTCTTCGGGGACGATAAGAATCACTATCCGAATGCGATCAAAGGCAAGCTGCTGCTGGACTGGACCCAGGACGGGCTGCTGGATAAATACGGTGCGGATCTGACGAAGCAGTTCCCGAAGGCCGTGGAGAAGGCAAAGGTTGCTTTTGGCGGCGGCAGCGCGGTATACGGCATCGGGAACGGTGTGGCCACGAATCCCTCCGGACCTTCCGAAGGGAAGGATATGACTTGGGGACCGGATCTGCGCTGGGATCTGTACCAGCAAATCGGGGCTCCGGAAATCAGCACCATTGAGGATTATCTGCCTGTGCTGAAGAAGATGCAGGAGCTTGAGCCCAAGAATGAGCAAGGCAAAAAAACCTATGCCTTCTCGCTCTGGTCCGACTGGGACGGCAACTACAAAATGACGCTGGCAAAGCAGTTCGCCAATATGATGGGCTATGACGAAATCCCCGACACTGCGCTTTATGTCAAAGCAGATGAAGAGAAATATTATGATTTCATCTCCGAGGACAGCTGGTACATGAAATCGCTCAAGCTGTATTACGAGGCGAACCAGTTGGGGCTGCTGGACCCCGATTCGCTGACGCAGAAATTTGATGATGTGGTGGCGAAGTATAAGGATGGACGTCTGCTTTTCTCCTGGTTCCCGTGGCTGGGGGCGGCCAACTACAATACGCCGGAAAGAACAGCAGAAGGCAAGGGCTTCGCACTTGTACCGTTCAAGAATGAGCTGATGTATTCCACAGGCTTCAACGTATACGGCGGCAATGGCATCATCGCGATCGGCGCGAAAGCCAAGGAGCCTGCGCGTATTATGGAGTTCCTTAACTGGATGTATACGCCTGAAGGCGCGATGATCTCTGCGGGCAGCGGAACGGCAGTGCCGAACGGACCGCAGGGACTGACCTGGGATATTGACAGCAGCGGCAAGCCGGTGGTTACCGATTTTGGCTGGAAGGCGTACGCGGATCAGCAGAACACGAAGGTTCCAGACGAATACGGGGGCGGCGACTATTACTATGGCTCGAATCAGATGAACTTTTCTTTTGTCGTGCCCGCAATGGTGAATCCGCAGACCAGCGAGCCCTATGACCACAACTTGTGGACAACATCACTGGAGCGCAACCCTACGAAGCTCGATAGCGACTGGAGAGCGAAGATGGGCGTGCTGACGGCGAAGGAGTATTTTGAGAAAAATAATCTGCTTGCCGTTGCGCCTCAGGGCTTCACCGGTAAAGAACCGCTGACGATGGACAAAACGCTGGAGCAGAAAAATAAGCAGATCGGAACCGTGATTCAGCAGATTTCGTGGAAGATGGTTTTTGCCAAAAATCAGGTGGAATACGACAAGCTCAACAAAGAAATGCATGACAAAGTGAATGGACTCGGCTATGCCGATGTGATGGACTTCTCGGTCAAAAAAGCAGCAGAGCTGTTCGAAGCCCGCAAAAGTGTGAAGTAA
- a CDS encoding carbohydrate ABC transporter permease, whose protein sequence is MIHLRKKLKPGDALFQGIIYVLFGLFTLSCIYPFYYLFINTISSNDLSAAGDINFYPQQIHFDNYSKVLRISGLSHAALVSVYRTVAGTFLTVGASAFLGYLFTKKEMWGRQIWYRSVVVTMYFSAGLIPWYITMHNLHLTNNYLAYILPTIITPFNIILVKTFVEAIPPSLEESAAMDGAGVLRSFWSIVVPLTTPILATITIFSAVNQWNSFIDTAFLMTDTKYYTLQFLLWRYLNESSSLAALIRSSPDMAASVQNMQTPTSVRMTVTMIVVLPILIVYPFFQRFFVKGIMIGAVKG, encoded by the coding sequence GTGATCCATTTGCGTAAAAAGCTGAAGCCCGGCGATGCCCTGTTCCAGGGAATCATCTATGTGCTCTTCGGTCTGTTCACCCTGAGCTGCATCTATCCGTTCTATTACCTGTTCATCAATACCATCAGCTCGAATGATCTCAGTGCAGCAGGGGATATCAATTTTTACCCGCAGCAGATCCATTTTGACAACTACTCAAAGGTGCTGCGGATCAGCGGGCTCAGCCATGCGGCGCTGGTGTCTGTATACCGGACCGTAGCGGGTACCTTTCTTACCGTGGGCGCTTCGGCCTTTCTCGGCTATCTGTTCACGAAGAAGGAGATGTGGGGGCGGCAGATCTGGTACCGCAGCGTCGTCGTCACCATGTATTTCAGCGCAGGGCTGATTCCCTGGTATATCACCATGCACAATCTGCATCTGACCAACAATTATCTGGCCTATATTTTGCCGACGATTATTACCCCGTTCAACATCATCTTGGTCAAAACCTTCGTGGAGGCTATTCCGCCTTCACTGGAGGAGTCCGCAGCCATGGACGGCGCGGGTGTTCTGCGGTCCTTCTGGAGCATTGTCGTCCCGCTGACGACACCGATTCTGGCGACGATTACGATTTTTTCGGCAGTCAACCAGTGGAATTCCTTCATCGACACGGCCTTCCTGATGACAGATACCAAATACTACACACTGCAGTTCCTGCTCTGGCGGTATTTGAATGAGTCCAGCTCGCTGGCTGCGCTCATCCGCAGCTCCCCGGATATGGCGGCCAGTGTGCAGAATATGCAGACACCGACCTCTGTGCGGATGACCGTAACGATGATCGTCGTGCTGCCGATTCTGATCGTGTATCCGTTTTTCCAGCGTTTTTTTGTCAAGGGCATTATGATCGGTGCCGTCAAAGGGTGA
- a CDS encoding ABC transporter permease has product MGVPSGELLRGVEPVRPSRRKLQNKYKLFLLALPFLAVTFVFYYLPVSGWIYAFYDFIPGIPLSETPYVGLKWFRTLVANPTQTGEVLRVLKNTVAMSSLGLATSVFPVIFAILLTEIRAGWYRKFVQTLTTIPNFISWILVYALAFSLFSVDNGVVNHILVQLGVVSEEFNFLASSSHVWLTMIAWYWWKSLGWGAILYLAAIAGIDQELYEAAEVDGASRFRKIWHITVPGIIPTFFVLLLLSIGNFVNNGMEQYFAFQNAMNKDAIEVLDLYVYNIAFANNFPFATAVSMLKSVVSVILLFAANTLSKVVRDESII; this is encoded by the coding sequence ATGGGGGTACCTTCAGGCGAGCTGCTCCGCGGTGTGGAACCGGTCCGTCCATCCCGCAGGAAGCTGCAGAACAAATACAAGCTGTTTCTTCTGGCGCTTCCTTTTCTTGCCGTGACTTTTGTGTTCTATTATTTGCCGGTCAGCGGGTGGATCTACGCCTTCTATGACTTCATCCCCGGCATTCCGCTGTCGGAAACACCGTATGTCGGGCTGAAGTGGTTCCGCACTCTCGTAGCCAATCCCACGCAGACCGGAGAGGTGCTGCGCGTGCTGAAGAACACGGTGGCGATGAGTTCACTGGGGCTGGCCACTTCGGTTTTTCCGGTCATTTTTGCCATTCTGCTGACGGAGATAAGGGCGGGCTGGTACCGGAAATTTGTGCAGACCCTGACGACGATTCCGAATTTTATCAGCTGGATTCTCGTCTACGCGCTGGCCTTTTCGCTGTTCTCCGTGGATAACGGGGTCGTGAACCACATTTTGGTGCAGCTCGGGGTCGTGAGTGAGGAATTCAATTTTCTGGCTTCCAGTTCGCATGTCTGGTTGACCATGATTGCCTGGTACTGGTGGAAATCCCTTGGCTGGGGCGCGATCCTGTACCTGGCGGCGATTGCCGGCATAGACCAGGAGCTGTATGAAGCGGCGGAAGTGGATGGGGCCAGCCGGTTCCGTAAAATCTGGCATATCACTGTTCCCGGCATCATCCCGACCTTCTTCGTGCTGCTGCTGCTCTCCATCGGCAACTTTGTCAACAACGGCATGGAGCAGTATTTTGCCTTCCAGAATGCGATGAACAAGGATGCGATAGAAGTGCTGGACCTGTATGTGTACAACATCGCTTTTGCCAACAATTTTCCGTTCGCCACGGCGGTTAGTATGTTGAAGTCGGTCGTCAGCGTCATTCTGCTGTTTGCGGCCAACACGCTGTCCAAGGTGGTGCGCGATGAGTCGATCATTTAA
- a CDS encoding fumarylacetoacetate hydrolase family protein: protein MKLMNFWESGNLRLGVKKEEGILDVAAALNALPQRAAGAVPATLREVLDGGEAALDSLRKFADSLPYHDEGAKAFYRDETLLEFAPCTADPGKIICIGLNYRRHAEETGMPLPEYPILFSKFSNSLSGHGMEVPLPYSTQKVDYEAELGIMIGRTAKNVSEEEALDAVFGYFAANDLSARDLQTRTSQWLAGKSCDRFAPVGPYVVTEDEVGDPGLLRISCSVNGEVRQDSNTSDMIFDCRQIISYISSCMTLSPGDIILTGTPEGVMMGYPPEKQVYLQPGDEVTVEIEKLGRLTNRMVAEKA, encoded by the coding sequence ATGAAGCTAATGAATTTTTGGGAATCAGGGAACCTGCGGCTGGGTGTGAAAAAAGAAGAGGGCATTCTGGATGTGGCGGCAGCGCTGAATGCGCTCCCTCAGCGGGCGGCGGGAGCTGTTCCGGCAACGCTGAGAGAAGTGCTCGATGGAGGGGAAGCGGCGCTCGACAGCCTGCGTAAATTTGCCGATAGCCTGCCTTATCATGATGAAGGGGCAAAGGCTTTTTACAGAGATGAAACCTTGCTTGAATTCGCGCCGTGTACAGCCGATCCCGGCAAAATCATCTGCATCGGGCTGAACTACCGCAGACATGCTGAAGAAACCGGAATGCCGCTCCCCGAATACCCGATTCTGTTCAGCAAATTTTCGAACAGCCTGTCCGGCCACGGAATGGAAGTGCCGCTTCCATACTCGACACAGAAGGTCGATTACGAAGCGGAACTGGGCATTATGATCGGCCGGACGGCCAAAAACGTTAGCGAGGAAGAGGCGCTGGATGCGGTGTTCGGTTATTTTGCCGCCAATGATTTGTCCGCCCGTGATCTGCAGACGCGCACCAGCCAGTGGCTGGCGGGCAAATCCTGCGACCGGTTTGCGCCGGTCGGGCCCTATGTGGTAACGGAAGATGAGGTTGGCGATCCCGGATTGCTGCGCATCAGCTGCTCGGTGAACGGAGAAGTTCGGCAGGACTCCAACACCTCGGACATGATTTTCGACTGCAGGCAGATCATCAGCTACATCTCCAGCTGCATGACGCTCTCGCCGGGTGACATCATCCTTACCGGCACTCCAGAGGGTGTCATGATGGGGTATCCGCCGGAGAAGCAGGTCTATCTGCAGCCGGGTGACGAGGTTACTGTGGAGATTGAAAAGCTAGGAAGGCTGACGAACCGGATGGTTGCGGAAAAGGCTTGA
- a CDS encoding SMP-30/gluconolactonase/LRE family protein: MIIQAEMLLDAQAELGEGAHWDSEAGRLYWVNIEGRQLRIVDPVTLSEQTHIFGQMISAAVPAVSGGWVVALQDGIYKFQEDQSLELLAHVEKDLPGNRLNDAKCDSKGRLWFGTMSMEDKRDAGSLYVMEPGGEVRKVLSGIGISNGLAWDDSCGLMYYIDTLTRGVDVMDYDLQNGTVSGRRTVVRFPEGAGSPDGMTIDSEGMIWVAHWNGGCVSRWNPHTGEQIGKIEVPAPFVTSCAFGGGHLNELYITSARGSMSPEELQRWPLAGGLFKANTGIRGVPANCFAG, translated from the coding sequence TTGATTATACAGGCTGAAATGCTATTGGATGCACAGGCGGAGCTTGGCGAGGGTGCGCATTGGGACTCAGAGGCCGGCCGGCTGTATTGGGTGAATATTGAAGGCAGGCAGCTGCGGATTGTCGATCCCGTGACACTCAGCGAGCAGACTCATATCTTTGGACAAATGATCAGTGCGGCTGTACCTGCAGTTAGCGGCGGCTGGGTAGTGGCTTTGCAGGATGGGATTTACAAATTTCAGGAAGATCAGTCTTTGGAATTGTTGGCTCATGTAGAGAAAGATCTTCCCGGCAACCGGCTGAACGATGCGAAATGCGACAGCAAGGGGAGATTATGGTTCGGCACCATGAGCATGGAGGACAAGCGGGATGCGGGAAGCTTATATGTGATGGAGCCGGGAGGCGAAGTGCGGAAGGTGCTGTCCGGCATCGGCATCTCTAACGGCCTGGCGTGGGATGACAGCTGCGGACTGATGTATTACATTGATACATTGACCCGCGGCGTGGACGTAATGGATTATGATCTGCAGAACGGCACGGTCAGCGGACGAAGAACAGTGGTGCGGTTCCCGGAAGGGGCGGGCAGCCCGGATGGAATGACCATCGACAGCGAGGGAATGATCTGGGTGGCCCATTGGAACGGCGGCTGTGTCTCGCGCTGGAACCCGCACACCGGCGAACAGATTGGGAAAATAGAAGTACCTGCACCGTTTGTAACTTCATGCGCTTTTGGAGGCGGGCACCTGAATGAGCTGTATATTACTTCTGCACGCGGCAGTATGAGTCCTGAGGAATTGCAGCGGTGGCCGCTTGCAGGCGGGCTGTTCAAGGCAAATACGGGCATCAGGGGAGTGCCGGCGAATTGTTTTGCAGGATAA
- a CDS encoding GyrI-like domain-containing protein, translating into MKYEWKKQDKAIYFPPAEPVLITVPAYNYFMLQGTGNPNSEEFAQAVGVLYSLTYAIKMLPKKGPAPEGYHEYSIFPLEGVWDLSEKGRSQAALDKNELVYTIMIRQPEFVTPDLAGSIMEKVQRTKPHPLLQKAVFGSSEDGPSVQMLHTGPYDEEPASFRKMEQYCAEHGLRRLSKTHREIYLTDARRTQPEKQKTVLRFLVAEET; encoded by the coding sequence ATGAAATACGAATGGAAAAAACAGGACAAAGCAATCTATTTCCCGCCAGCTGAACCAGTGCTGATTACAGTTCCCGCTTACAACTACTTCATGCTGCAGGGTACAGGCAACCCGAACAGTGAAGAATTTGCGCAGGCGGTGGGTGTGCTCTACTCCCTCACTTATGCCATCAAAATGCTGCCCAAAAAAGGCCCGGCACCGGAAGGCTACCATGAATACAGCATTTTCCCGCTGGAGGGGGTATGGGATCTCAGCGAAAAAGGCCGCAGCCAGGCCGCCCTCGACAAAAACGAGCTGGTATACACCATAATGATCCGGCAGCCGGAGTTCGTTACCCCGGACCTTGCCGGCAGTATTATGGAGAAGGTGCAGCGCACGAAGCCGCATCCACTGCTGCAAAAAGCCGTCTTCGGCAGTTCCGAAGACGGCCCGTCTGTCCAAATGCTGCATACTGGTCCCTATGATGAGGAACCCGCAAGCTTCAGGAAGATGGAACAATATTGCGCGGAGCATGGACTGCGGCGGCTCTCCAAGACCCACCGGGAAATTTACCTCACGGATGCGCGCCGGACGCAGCCGGAGAAGCAAAAAACCGTGCTGCGTTTCCTGGTCGCAGAAGAGACATAG